A DNA window from Halomicrobium mukohataei DSM 12286 contains the following coding sequences:
- a CDS encoding alpha/beta fold hydrolase, whose amino-acid sequence MKLRNLLGVAAGTVGLTAVANRLLAARADEFEPLLSGTQRTYRWRGFDVAYTEAGDPSDPDLVLLHGINAAASSHEFHAVFEDLAEDYHVLAPDLPGFGHSDRPPLLYSSSLLTTFVTDFLADNTTDATVVASSLTGSYAALAARDVDVAHLVLISPTATSMGGRQTWLRSLLRSPILGQGIYNLVVSKPSLRYFHDDHGYYDVDNLDEEIVDYEWQSGHQPGARFAPASFVSGFLDSEIDLSAELAALDVPVTLVWGRDADITPLSEGRELADEADARLVVFDDALLVPHAEHPDQFVDVVRGEYDEAVA is encoded by the coding sequence ATGAAACTCCGGAACCTCCTGGGAGTCGCTGCGGGCACGGTCGGGCTGACGGCGGTCGCGAACCGATTGCTGGCGGCGCGGGCCGACGAGTTCGAACCGCTGCTCTCGGGTACACAGCGGACCTACCGCTGGCGCGGGTTCGACGTGGCCTACACCGAGGCCGGGGATCCGTCCGATCCGGACCTCGTCCTGTTGCACGGCATCAACGCCGCCGCGTCGAGCCACGAGTTCCACGCCGTCTTCGAGGACCTGGCCGAGGACTACCACGTCCTGGCACCAGACCTGCCGGGCTTCGGTCACTCCGACCGGCCGCCGCTGCTGTACTCCTCGTCGCTACTGACGACGTTCGTCACGGACTTTCTGGCCGACAACACTACCGACGCCACCGTCGTCGCGTCGTCGTTGACCGGCTCCTACGCCGCTCTGGCGGCACGGGACGTGGACGTAGCGCACCTCGTGCTGATCAGTCCCACCGCCACGTCGATGGGCGGACGCCAGACGTGGCTGCGCTCGCTGTTGCGCTCGCCGATACTCGGACAGGGGATCTACAACCTCGTCGTCAGCAAGCCCTCGCTACGGTACTTCCACGACGACCACGGGTACTACGACGTGGACAACCTCGACGAGGAGATCGTCGACTACGAGTGGCAGTCGGGCCACCAGCCCGGCGCTCGATTCGCCCCCGCGTCGTTCGTGAGCGGGTTCCTCGACAGCGAGATCGACCTGTCGGCAGAGCTGGCTGCCCTCGACGTGCCGGTGACACTCGTCTGGGGACGGGACGCCGACATCACGCCCCTCTCGGAGGGCCGAGAGCTGGCAGACGAGGCCGACGCCCGGCTGGTCGTCTTCGACGACGCGTTGCTCGTCCCCCACGCGGAACACCCCGACCAGTTCGTCGACGTGGTTCGGGGCGAGTACGACGAAGCCGTCGCGTGA
- a CDS encoding sensor domain-containing protein — MSLRSRQIKGHSLSSPPVLGVVVRAQTYKNLLYLALTFPLGLFYFTLLVAGVPLGVRLLSVVVGLPVLIGVLVVSDRLLVFERWLACRLLDCSIPLDRDTETDDWRDYVRQPITDLGTWVGIAYLAAKFVVGVVTFVVLTVLFVLVASLLLAPLYYDSTSLGFYLTGPVEFSLSYVVQFWDGAAVITLPFTITSWQVTTLREALAVSAGGAVLGLLSLHLCNLLARVQGWLATVAIRPRPVDVELPFYSNN, encoded by the coding sequence ATGAGTCTCCGTTCCCGCCAGATCAAGGGACATTCGCTGTCGTCCCCGCCGGTCCTCGGTGTCGTCGTACGGGCACAGACCTACAAGAACCTCCTCTATCTGGCGTTGACGTTTCCGCTCGGCCTGTTTTACTTCACGCTGCTTGTTGCCGGCGTCCCACTTGGAGTCCGCCTGCTCTCGGTCGTCGTCGGCCTGCCGGTTCTGATCGGGGTCCTCGTCGTCTCCGATCGGCTGCTCGTCTTCGAACGCTGGCTGGCCTGTCGGCTGCTGGACTGTTCGATCCCGCTGGATCGAGACACCGAGACCGACGACTGGCGCGATTACGTCAGACAGCCGATCACCGACCTCGGGACGTGGGTCGGCATCGCCTACCTGGCGGCGAAGTTCGTCGTCGGCGTCGTGACGTTCGTCGTGTTGACGGTGCTTTTCGTCCTCGTCGCCAGTCTCCTGCTGGCACCGCTGTACTACGACTCGACCTCGCTTGGCTTCTACCTGACCGGTCCCGTGGAGTTCTCGCTGTCCTACGTCGTCCAGTTCTGGGACGGTGCGGCGGTGATCACACTGCCCTTTACCATCACTTCCTGGCAGGTGACGACGCTGCGAGAGGCCCTCGCCGTCTCCGCCGGAGGCGCAGTGCTCGGACTCCTCTCGCTGCACCTCTGTAACCTGCTCGCACGCGTTCAGGGATGGCTCGCGACGGTCGCCATTCGCCCGCGGCCGGTGGACGTAGAACTCCCGTTCTATAGTAACAATTGA
- the cyoE gene encoding heme o synthase, with the protein MNGRRPRFTTMLAASAVGVYLLVVAGATTSIADAVHACSTWPTCEGPILGDVGLAIAWTHRLLAAAVGVLVVGAAAVGIRTGARRRVLGTLAVALVLYPVQIALGAFVALNGAGTPFPGAHLATGMAIFAALVGALAWQLEAETGTDDETPVTETVEVPEVDDDEPEGPPIGALSTRERITATAFAYFRLTKPRLMWLLCLVAAAGMALAAAHVAGPANPSLATSTILLTLGGGVLAIGASGTFNHVLERDIDKRMDRTSDRPIATHQLPVRNALAFGIALAVASLALFWQVNAIVAALGLAAILFYSVVYTLVLKPNTVQNTVIGGFAGSLPALIGWVAVTGSFDLPGLALAGIIFLWTPAHFYNLALAYKEDYARGGFPMMPVVRGETETRKHIVYYLGATLVAAGVMVSITSLGALYTVTTALLGAVFLWAVVRLHRERTEQAAFRAFHASNAYLGALLIAIVVDALAV; encoded by the coding sequence ATGAACGGCCGCCGCCCACGGTTCACGACGATGCTCGCCGCGAGTGCGGTTGGCGTCTACCTGCTGGTCGTCGCTGGCGCGACGACTTCGATCGCCGACGCCGTCCACGCCTGTTCGACGTGGCCGACGTGTGAAGGGCCGATTCTCGGAGACGTGGGACTCGCGATCGCCTGGACCCACAGGCTGCTCGCGGCCGCGGTCGGTGTGCTGGTAGTCGGGGCGGCCGCCGTCGGGATCCGTACCGGTGCCAGACGACGGGTCCTGGGGACGCTGGCAGTCGCGCTGGTCCTCTATCCCGTCCAGATCGCGCTCGGCGCGTTCGTCGCGCTCAACGGTGCTGGCACTCCGTTCCCGGGTGCCCACCTCGCGACGGGCATGGCGATCTTCGCCGCCCTCGTGGGCGCGCTGGCGTGGCAACTGGAAGCCGAGACGGGGACCGACGACGAGACGCCGGTGACCGAAACGGTCGAGGTGCCCGAAGTCGACGACGACGAGCCCGAGGGGCCGCCGATCGGCGCGCTCTCGACCCGCGAGCGCATCACCGCGACCGCGTTCGCGTACTTCCGGCTGACGAAGCCCCGGCTGATGTGGCTGCTCTGTCTCGTCGCGGCGGCCGGGATGGCACTGGCGGCCGCACACGTCGCCGGCCCCGCGAACCCGAGCCTCGCGACGTCGACGATCCTGCTGACCCTCGGTGGGGGCGTGCTCGCGATCGGCGCGTCGGGGACGTTCAATCACGTCCTCGAACGCGACATCGACAAGCGGATGGACCGAACGTCCGACCGACCGATCGCGACCCACCAGCTCCCGGTCCGGAACGCGCTGGCCTTCGGGATCGCACTGGCCGTGGCCTCCCTCGCGCTGTTCTGGCAGGTCAACGCGATCGTGGCCGCGCTCGGACTGGCGGCGATCCTGTTTTACAGCGTCGTCTACACGCTCGTCCTCAAGCCCAACACCGTCCAGAACACCGTCATCGGCGGGTTCGCGGGATCGCTGCCAGCGCTGATCGGCTGGGTCGCCGTCACCGGGAGCTTCGACCTGCCCGGGCTCGCACTGGCGGGCATCATCTTCCTGTGGACGCCCGCTCACTTCTACAACCTCGCGCTGGCGTACAAGGAAGACTACGCCAGGGGCGGCTTCCCGATGATGCCGGTCGTCCGCGGCGAGACTGAGACGCGAAAGCACATCGTCTACTACCTCGGCGCGACGCTGGTCGCGGCCGGCGTCATGGTCTCGATCACGTCACTCGGTGCGCTGTACACCGTGACGACGGCGCTGCTCGGTGCCGTCTTCCTGTGGGCGGTCGTTCGGCTCCACCGCGAACGGACCGAGCAGGCGGCCTTCCGAGCGTTCCACGCCTCGAACGCCTACCTCGGGGCGCTGCTGATCGCGATCGTCGTGGACGCACTCGCAGTATGA
- the meaB gene encoding methylmalonyl Co-A mutase-associated GTPase MeaB, which translates to MSDLVEDLLAGEHRALARVISKIEDRSPGYREIVSELHRHTGSADVIGVTGSPGAGKSTLVDKVAATYRERGETVGVIAIDPSSPFTGGAVLGDRIRMGSNAGDMDVFFRSMSARGSLGGLSTATTDAVTALDAFGKDRVIIETVGAGQNEIDIVRTADTVAVLVPPDSGDDVQMLKAGILEIADLFAVNKADLDGANRTVQQLKEMLHYGQGRAGSDADDWEPPVIETIADSGEGVEEFMAAVDDHLDYLDASGQREAKQRSRYAAEIRALVRADTNDLLEAELAQRGGIEAYVDEIVARESDPYTVTEEIVAPLRECLDAPSQD; encoded by the coding sequence ATGAGCGACCTCGTCGAAGATCTGCTCGCGGGCGAGCACCGGGCGCTGGCGAGAGTGATCAGCAAGATCGAGGACCGCTCGCCGGGGTACCGCGAGATCGTCTCCGAACTGCACCGCCACACCGGATCGGCCGACGTGATCGGCGTCACCGGCTCGCCCGGCGCGGGCAAGTCGACGCTGGTCGACAAAGTCGCAGCGACCTACCGGGAGCGTGGCGAGACCGTCGGCGTCATCGCGATCGACCCCTCCTCGCCGTTTACCGGCGGGGCCGTGCTGGGCGACCGCATCCGAATGGGCTCGAACGCCGGGGACATGGACGTGTTCTTCCGGTCGATGTCCGCACGCGGGTCGCTCGGCGGGCTGTCGACGGCGACGACCGACGCGGTCACCGCGCTCGATGCCTTCGGCAAGGACAGGGTCATCATCGAGACCGTCGGTGCCGGGCAAAACGAGATCGACATCGTCAGAACGGCAGACACCGTCGCAGTGCTGGTCCCGCCCGACAGCGGCGACGACGTGCAGATGCTCAAAGCGGGCATTCTGGAGATCGCCGACCTGTTCGCGGTCAACAAGGCCGACCTCGACGGGGCGAACCGGACCGTCCAGCAGCTCAAAGAGATGCTCCACTACGGCCAGGGGCGGGCCGGGAGCGACGCAGACGACTGGGAGCCGCCGGTGATCGAGACGATCGCCGACAGCGGCGAGGGCGTCGAGGAGTTCATGGCGGCGGTCGACGACCACCTCGACTACCTCGACGCGTCGGGCCAGCGCGAGGCGAAGCAGCGCTCTCGCTACGCCGCCGAGATCCGGGCGCTGGTGCGGGCAGACACCAACGACCTGCTCGAAGCCGAGCTGGCCCAGCGCGGCGGGATCGAGGCGTACGTCGACGAGATCGTGGCCCGCGAGTCCGACCCGTACACCGTCACCGAGGAGATCGTCGCGCCGCTCAGAGAGTGTCTCGACGCGCCCAGTCAGGACTGA
- a CDS encoding thiolase C-terminal domain-containing protein — protein MTDPRVAGAGVTTFGSYPERTGRDLFAEAGLEALDQSGVPAADVEALYYGNFMGELAEHQGHQGPLMAEMVGVDAPATRYEAACASAGAAIRSAVQAIRSGEADVVMVGGAERMTNIGTAGATDALSIAADDLYEIRAGMTFPGAYALMARSYFEEYGGSREDLAHVAVKNHEHALVNDHAQLQKEISVADALEAPMVAEPLGLYDACPITDGAAAAIVTSEAYAAEHDLDAPVRISGTGQGGDNLALQDRAHYAQTPAADKAAREAYDDAGIGADAVDVAEVHDCFTIAEVLALESLALFERGEAITAARDGTTTRHGELPVNLSGGLKAKGHPVGATGVAQLATIAWVLDGSHPRADAVPDATVGVAHNAGGTVASTTVHVLEVGE, from the coding sequence ATGACTGACCCACGCGTTGCCGGGGCCGGCGTCACGACGTTCGGGAGCTACCCCGAACGCACTGGCCGTGACCTCTTCGCGGAGGCCGGGCTGGAGGCGCTCGACCAGTCCGGCGTCCCGGCCGCGGACGTCGAGGCACTGTACTACGGGAACTTCATGGGCGAGCTCGCCGAACACCAGGGCCATCAGGGGCCGCTGATGGCCGAGATGGTCGGTGTCGACGCGCCCGCGACGCGCTACGAGGCCGCCTGTGCCTCTGCCGGCGCGGCGATACGGAGCGCCGTCCAGGCGATCCGATCGGGCGAGGCCGACGTGGTCATGGTCGGCGGTGCCGAACGCATGACCAACATCGGGACCGCCGGGGCGACCGACGCCCTCTCGATCGCGGCCGACGACCTCTACGAGATTCGGGCCGGCATGACCTTCCCCGGAGCGTACGCGCTCATGGCGCGCTCGTACTTCGAGGAGTACGGCGGCTCTCGGGAGGACCTCGCACACGTCGCGGTCAAGAACCACGAGCACGCGCTGGTCAACGACCACGCCCAGCTACAGAAGGAGATCAGCGTCGCCGACGCACTGGAGGCCCCGATGGTCGCCGAGCCCCTCGGACTGTACGACGCCTGTCCGATCACCGACGGCGCTGCGGCGGCGATCGTCACCAGCGAGGCCTACGCCGCCGAGCACGACCTCGACGCGCCGGTCCGGATCTCGGGGACCGGACAGGGCGGCGACAACCTCGCGCTCCAGGACCGCGCTCACTACGCACAGACCCCTGCCGCCGACAAGGCCGCACGAGAGGCCTACGACGACGCCGGGATCGGGGCAGACGCCGTCGACGTGGCGGAGGTACACGACTGTTTCACGATCGCCGAGGTGCTCGCACTGGAGTCGCTGGCGCTGTTCGAGCGCGGCGAGGCCATCACGGCCGCCCGCGACGGGACGACGACTCGCCACGGCGAGTTGCCGGTGAACCTCTCGGGCGGACTGAAAGCGAAGGGGCACCCGGTCGGCGCGACCGGCGTCGCACAGCTCGCGACGATCGCGTGGGTCCTCGACGGCTCCCATCCCCGCGCCGACGCGGTGCCAGACGCCACCGTCGGCGTCGCCCACAACGCCGGTGGGACGGTCGCGAGCACGACGGTCCACGTACTGGAGGTGGGCGAATGA
- a CDS encoding ABC transporter ATP-binding protein gives MDEVLVAEDVRRSYGDTVAVDGVSLSLGAGEVFALVGPNGAGKTTLVRALTGTTDAAGRVELFGQSPTAIDRARIGLLPQDFTPHERLTATELVSYYAGLYDDARSVEDVLADVGLEEDSDTWYEELSGGQRRRACVATALINDPDLLVLDEPTTGIDPAGRRSLWRLLSGLADRGVTILVTTHYMEEAHRLADRVGLLADGSLVAVDSPEALVAEYGGQRTLTVGGTFDPSVAQTLDRPVEVGEDRLVVFDVDPAEIGGVVATLDGAGVEYDELAWSEPDLEDAYLELTGDAVGAVQGGAGRPAAVGGEQS, from the coding sequence ATGGACGAGGTACTGGTCGCCGAAGACGTACGCCGCAGTTACGGGGACACGGTCGCGGTCGACGGCGTGTCGCTGTCGCTGGGTGCGGGAGAGGTGTTCGCGCTGGTCGGCCCCAACGGCGCTGGAAAGACGACGCTCGTGCGAGCGCTGACGGGGACGACCGACGCGGCGGGACGAGTCGAACTGTTCGGCCAGTCGCCGACGGCGATCGACAGAGCTCGGATCGGGCTGCTCCCACAGGACTTCACGCCACACGAGCGGCTCACGGCGACGGAGCTGGTCTCGTACTACGCCGGGCTCTACGACGACGCTCGCTCCGTCGAGGACGTGCTCGCGGACGTGGGTCTCGAAGAGGATTCCGACACCTGGTACGAGGAACTGTCCGGCGGCCAGCGCCGACGGGCCTGCGTCGCGACGGCGCTGATCAACGACCCCGACCTGCTCGTGCTCGACGAGCCGACGACGGGGATCGATCCGGCCGGCCGGCGCTCGCTGTGGCGACTGCTCTCTGGACTGGCCGACCGCGGCGTGACGATCCTCGTGACGACCCACTACATGGAGGAAGCCCACCGGCTGGCCGATCGGGTCGGACTACTGGCCGACGGCTCTCTCGTCGCGGTCGACAGTCCCGAGGCGCTCGTCGCCGAGTACGGCGGACAGCGAACGCTCACGGTCGGCGGGACGTTCGACCCGTCGGTCGCACAGACGCTGGATCGACCGGTCGAGGTCGGCGAGGACCGGCTGGTCGTGTTCGACGTCGATCCCGCGGAGATCGGCGGCGTGGTCGCGACGCTCGACGGGGCCGGCGTCGAGTACGACGAACTCGCCTGGAGCGAGCCCGATCTGGAAGACGCCTATCTCGAACTGACCGGGGACGCCGTCGGTGCGGTCCAGGGCGGTGCGGGTCGTCCGGCGGCGGTCGGGGGTGAGCAGTCGTGA
- a CDS encoding Zn-ribbon domain-containing OB-fold protein has translation MTDRARDGAFDDWLDALATGDPYYLGCENGHGWLPPRRVCPDCGSRELSRETLPDAGTIATHTAVHVATPQFEDDAPYVTAIADFGPVSITGLVRGVEPDAVEIGTTVGIEIGERETTGEQAVVFRPR, from the coding sequence ATGACCGACCGCGCACGCGACGGCGCGTTCGACGACTGGCTGGACGCGCTCGCGACGGGCGATCCCTACTACCTCGGCTGCGAGAACGGCCACGGCTGGCTGCCGCCCCGCCGGGTCTGTCCCGACTGTGGCTCGCGCGAACTGTCCCGAGAGACGCTCCCCGACGCGGGAACGATCGCGACCCACACGGCCGTCCACGTCGCCACGCCGCAGTTCGAGGACGACGCGCCCTACGTCACTGCGATCGCGGACTTCGGACCCGTCTCGATCACCGGCCTCGTCCGCGGGGTCGAACCCGACGCCGTCGAAATCGGGACGACCGTCGGGATCGAGATCGGCGAGCGGGAGACGACCGGCGAGCAGGCCGTCGTCTTCCGGCCGCGATAG
- a CDS encoding SelT/SelW/SelH family protein yields the protein MSTVEIEYCVPCGFRERAIEMSEAILNGCERELDELSLVMGDHGVFRVNVDGETVYDKAEDSAELDEVVRTVRSAL from the coding sequence ATGAGCACCGTCGAAATCGAGTACTGCGTTCCGTGTGGCTTCCGGGAGCGAGCGATCGAGATGAGCGAGGCGATCCTCAACGGTTGTGAGCGAGAGCTGGACGAGCTGTCGCTGGTGATGGGCGACCACGGCGTGTTCCGGGTCAACGTCGACGGCGAGACGGTGTACGACAAAGCCGAGGACAGCGCCGAACTGGACGAGGTCGTTCGGACGGTTCGGTCGGCGCTGTGA
- a CDS encoding DUF7546 family protein → MSATTYSIGRFELDRGTLLWGLLVLNTELLLVLGYVFLASSQVTGVEPLVIPFVWINVSLWVFARAEVPRTSDRQRVIGLVVAVAYFGLLTYFGGLWGGGVPEFPTQFRVAWFSLPPGWAPAVLLNSDHLRVSVIPYQLVGYLALAYLVYATVLDAAGSAITGVLGLLSCVSCSWPILASIFSTVLGGSAALAGELYDQSYLLSTVVFLVTIALLYYRPGWQRGYSSH, encoded by the coding sequence ATGAGCGCCACCACGTACTCGATCGGCCGGTTCGAACTCGACCGGGGGACCCTCCTGTGGGGACTGCTGGTCCTCAACACGGAGCTGCTGTTGGTCCTGGGCTACGTCTTCCTCGCCAGCAGTCAGGTCACCGGCGTCGAGCCGCTCGTGATCCCGTTCGTCTGGATCAACGTCTCGCTGTGGGTCTTCGCACGTGCGGAGGTCCCGCGAACGTCCGACCGCCAGCGGGTGATCGGGCTCGTCGTCGCAGTGGCGTACTTCGGGCTCCTCACCTACTTCGGCGGGCTCTGGGGCGGGGGTGTCCCGGAGTTTCCGACGCAGTTCCGCGTCGCGTGGTTCTCGCTGCCACCGGGCTGGGCACCGGCCGTACTGCTCAACAGCGACCACCTCCGCGTGAGCGTCATTCCCTACCAGCTGGTGGGCTATCTCGCGCTCGCGTACCTGGTGTACGCGACGGTGCTGGACGCGGCCGGTTCGGCGATCACGGGCGTGCTGGGACTGCTCTCGTGTGTCTCCTGTTCGTGGCCGATCCTCGCGTCGATCTTCTCGACGGTACTGGGCGGCTCCGCGGCGCTGGCCGGTGAGCTGTACGATCAGTCATACCTGCTCTCGACGGTCGTCTTCCTCGTGACGATCGCGCTGCTGTACTACCGACCGGGCTGGCAGCGCGGCTATAGTAGCCATTGA
- a CDS encoding DUF5800 family protein, with protein sequence MTVLSFDEQGVDVVYDGTEFRLEKALIEDAVGKSYPDVTDHEVLKIVEPEPSLSGEPRQIAEIVE encoded by the coding sequence ATGACCGTTCTTTCGTTCGACGAGCAGGGTGTCGACGTGGTGTACGACGGAACCGAATTTCGACTGGAGAAGGCGTTGATCGAGGACGCGGTCGGGAAGTCCTACCCGGACGTGACCGACCACGAGGTGCTCAAGATCGTCGAACCCGAGCCCTCCCTCTCGGGCGAGCCACGCCAGATCGCCGAGATCGTCGAGTGA
- a CDS encoding DUF420 domain-containing protein — translation MAVPQLQSRARARPRVVTAVLSLIGYALVAGAFTGTLPLPEISTDAVILLGDAIAVVNFFALCSILAGVYFIRNDAVRKHRAAMLTAFGLIMLFLVLYLTKVGAGFEKEILAEGVVWGAYIAMLAVHILLSAVSVPVVLHAVVLGLTHSPAELRETIHARVGRIAAAAWSLSLFLGLVTYVMLNHIYMWQPR, via the coding sequence ATGGCAGTCCCACAACTCCAGTCGCGTGCTCGTGCTCGACCGCGTGTGGTCACGGCCGTCCTGTCGCTGATCGGATACGCACTGGTCGCTGGCGCGTTCACCGGAACGCTCCCCCTGCCCGAGATCTCGACGGACGCGGTCATCTTGCTCGGGGACGCCATCGCCGTCGTCAACTTCTTCGCGCTCTGTTCGATCCTGGCGGGCGTCTACTTTATCAGGAACGACGCGGTCCGGAAACACCGGGCGGCGATGCTCACCGCCTTCGGGCTCATCATGCTCTTTCTCGTGCTCTATCTCACGAAGGTCGGGGCGGGCTTCGAGAAGGAGATCCTCGCCGAGGGGGTCGTCTGGGGTGCCTACATCGCGATGCTCGCCGTCCACATCCTCCTGTCGGCCGTCTCGGTCCCGGTCGTGTTACACGCCGTCGTGCTCGGCCTGACTCACTCGCCGGCAGAGCTCCGAGAGACGATCCACGCCCGCGTGGGACGTATCGCGGCCGCCGCGTGGTCGCTGAGCCTCTTTCTCGGCCTGGTGACCTACGTCATGTTGAACCACATCTACATGTGGCAACCGCGGTAG
- a CDS encoding ABC transporter permease → MSRVGRIGAELTAARKAFLRRRTAVFFTFFFPLLIVVIFGALVQTRPGDGGLFTESPAFYVPGYLAVVVLFTPLSRVGSEVARHRDGNRFEKLATTPLTRPEWLVGQTLVNVGVIGLASLLVLGVMVLLTGASIVVTPATVVLTALFVAVGVALFCGVGALLGSYADSQDGVIAASNGIALPLLFLSETFVPTSLLPGWLPTWLSPLTYFSRGVRAVATRGDVAGGVEHLAVLTVVGVVVFFAGALALPRTD, encoded by the coding sequence GTGAGCCGCGTCGGTCGGATCGGTGCGGAACTCACGGCCGCCCGGAAGGCCTTCCTGCGGCGACGGACGGCCGTCTTCTTTACGTTCTTTTTCCCCCTGTTGATCGTCGTGATCTTCGGGGCACTGGTCCAGACCAGACCCGGCGACGGCGGGCTGTTCACCGAGTCCCCGGCCTTCTACGTACCGGGCTATCTCGCGGTCGTCGTCCTCTTTACCCCGCTGTCTCGCGTCGGCAGCGAGGTCGCTCGGCACCGCGACGGCAACCGCTTCGAGAAGCTCGCGACGACGCCGCTGACCCGCCCGGAGTGGCTGGTCGGTCAGACCCTCGTCAACGTTGGCGTCATCGGCCTCGCCAGTCTGCTCGTGCTGGGTGTGATGGTGCTGTTGACCGGCGCGTCGATCGTGGTGACCCCGGCGACGGTCGTGCTCACGGCGCTGTTCGTCGCGGTCGGCGTGGCGCTGTTCTGTGGCGTCGGCGCGTTGCTGGGGAGCTACGCCGACTCACAGGACGGCGTCATCGCGGCCTCCAACGGGATCGCGCTCCCGCTGCTGTTCCTCTCGGAGACGTTCGTCCCGACGAGCCTGCTGCCGGGGTGGCTGCCGACGTGGCTCTCGCCGCTGACGTACTTCTCGCGGGGCGTCCGTGCGGTCGCGACGCGGGGCGACGTGGCCGGCGGCGTCGAACACCTCGCGGTGCTGACGGTCGTCGGTGTCGTGGTCTTCTTCGCCGGTGCGCTCGCGCTCCCTCGGACGGACTGA
- a CDS encoding cobalamin B12-binding domain-containing protein: protein MSADQQTEGQRIRCLVAKVGLDGHDRGAHVISRAFRDAGFEVIYSGLHRAPEEVVQAAVQEDVDVLGISILSGAHNTLVPQILDGLKEYGAFEDTLVIVGGIVPDDDKAELRDLGVAEIFGPGASMDEMIEYVREHAPDRER, encoded by the coding sequence ATGAGTGCGGACCAGCAAACGGAGGGGCAACGCATCCGCTGTCTCGTCGCCAAGGTCGGACTCGACGGCCACGATCGAGGCGCACACGTGATATCGCGGGCGTTCCGCGACGCCGGCTTCGAAGTGATCTACTCCGGGCTCCACCGAGCCCCCGAGGAGGTCGTCCAGGCGGCCGTACAGGAGGACGTAGACGTGCTCGGCATCTCGATTCTCTCGGGTGCGCACAACACGCTGGTCCCACAGATCCTCGACGGGCTCAAAGAGTACGGCGCGTTCGAGGACACGCTCGTCATCGTCGGCGGGATCGTCCCCGACGACGACAAAGCCGAACTGCGCGACCTGGGCGTCGCCGAGATCTTCGGTCCGGGCGCGTCGATGGACGAGATGATCGAGTACGTTCGCGAGCACGCGCCCGACCGCGAGCGATGA